TACAACAATTCTGTAAACTCCAAAAGGGATAAATGTGTGGTGCTTCACGTAGTTTAAAAGCCATTTAACAGAGATGTATGCAAAGACAAAGGCAACAAAAAATCCCACTGCCAAAGCTAACCAGTTATCTGCACTTAGTGAATCGAAATTCTTAACCAACTCAAAGCCCGTAGCTGCAAACATTGTTGGAATAGCAAGGAGAAAGGAGAACTCAGTTGCTGCAAATCTCTTAAGTCCAAGAACCATTCCTCCTATAATTGTAGCTCCAGACCGGGAAGTTCCTGGAACCATCGCTAAGGACTGGAAAAGACCTATACCTACTGCCTGAAGGTACGAAACCTCTTCAGGCTTCTCTACGTGGTGTTCCTTCTCACTGTGAAGGAGCTCCACAACTATAAAGACAATTCCCCAGACAATGAGAGCCCCACAAACAACGGTAGGACTAAAGAGCTTTTCAACGTAGTGGTGGAGTA
Above is a genomic segment from Balnearium lithotrophicum containing:
- a CDS encoding undecaprenyl-diphosphate phosphatase; this translates as MSILDSVILGIVEGITEFLPISSTGHLILTSHLLGLKQDAFEKTFEIAIQLGAILSVVSIYREKLVRSLELWKKLIAAFIPTGILGLLLHHYVEKLFSPTVVCGALIVWGIVFIVVELLHSEKEHHVEKPEEVSYLQAVGIGLFQSLAMVPGTSRSGATIIGGMVLGLKRFAATEFSFLLAIPTMFAATGFELVKNFDSLSADNWLALAVGFFVAFVFAYISVKWLLNYVKHHTFIPFGVYRIVVGILFILFLL